TCCCCAGCCGGGGGTGGGACAGGGCGCGCTCGACGCCGCGCAACTCCGCCAGGCCCTTCAGCCGCCCGATCGCCGGATAGCCGGGCTGCGCCATGCGCGTCAGGTCGTCCAGGATGTCCTGCCCGTGATCGGGGCGCATGGGGATTTCGGCATCCGCCCGCCCTTCGGCCCGGCGCCGCGCCTCTTCGGCCAGCAGCGCGGCGATGACGGCGACCATGTCGGTGCCGCCCTCGAGATGCTCGTCCTCGAAGAAGGAACAGGGCGTTTCCTCCCCCTCGCGCGTGACATTGCGCAGGTGGACGAAATGGATGCGCTCGGCCAGCCGGGCGGCCATCGCGGGCAGGTCGTTGTCGCTCCGCGCGCCCAGCGATCCGGTGCAGAAGGTCACGCCATTGGCGCGGGACGGCACGGCGTCCAGCATGGCGCGGTAATCGCCTTCCGTGGACAGGATGCGCGGCAGGCCCAGCAGCGGCCATGGCGGATCGTCGGGATGGGCGCAGATATTGATGCCGACCTGTTCCGCGACGGGCACCACCTCGGCCAGGAAATCCGTCAGGTGCCGGCGCAGCCGGTCCGCGTCGATGCCGGCATAGGTGGCCAGCCTTTCGCGCAGCTGGTCCAGCGTATAGCCATCGGCCGATCCCGGCAGGCCCGCGCCGATGTTGCGCGACAGATCGGCGATGCGGCTGTCGGAAAAGACGGCAAAGCGGCGGGCTGCCTCGTCCGCCAGGGCGGCGGGGTAATCCTCGGCCGCGCCGGGGCGTTGCAGGATGTGGATGTCGAAGGCGACGAAATCGGGCAGGTCAAACCGCATCGCCCGCGCGCCATGGCGGGTTTCCCAGCGCAGGTCGGTGCGCGTCCAGTCCAGCACCGGCATGAAGTTGTAACAGACCGTGCGGATGCCGCTGCCGGCCAGCCGGCGCAGCGTTTCGGACCAATTGACGATGTGCGCGCGCCAGTCGCCCCGCTGCGTCTTGATGTCCTCGCTGACGGGGACGCTTTCGACCACGTCCCAGACAAGGCCGCCGGCACGGATCTCGGCGTGGCGCTTGGCGATCTCGTCCTGCGGCCAGACATCGCCGGTCGGGATGT
Above is a genomic segment from Paracoccus contaminans containing:
- the uxuA gene encoding mannonate dehydratase → MRHTWRWFGPLDRVTVQDAAQAGATGIVSALHHIPTGDVWPQDEIAKRHAEIRAGGLVWDVVESVPVSEDIKTQRGDWRAHIVNWSETLRRLAGSGIRTVCYNFMPVLDWTRTDLRWETRHGARAMRFDLPDFVAFDIHILQRPGAAEDYPAALADEAARRFAVFSDSRIADLSRNIGAGLPGSADGYTLDQLRERLATYAGIDADRLRRHLTDFLAEVVPVAEQVGINICAHPDDPPWPLLGLPRILSTEGDYRAMLDAVPSRANGVTFCTGSLGARSDNDLPAMAARLAERIHFVHLRNVTREGEETPCSFFEDEHLEGGTDMVAVIAALLAEEARRRAEGRADAEIPMRPDHGQDILDDLTRMAQPGYPAIGRLKGLAELRGVERALSHPRLGIGA